TGCCCGACGGACCTCAAAAGACGTCTGTCTTGATCGATGGAGCTCAAATCGCCGATATCGATCCGGCTGAATCGGTGAAAGTCGACGAGACCGTCTACGCTTACGGCATGACGCTGATCCCCGGCGTGATCGATGCCCACGTTCACATGCGCGATCCTGGCCTGACCGCCAAGGAAGACCTTCGCAGTGGCAGCCGTGCGTGTGCTAAGGGGGGTATTACTACCTTCCTGGAAATGCCCAACACCAATCCGGCCACCATTTCGCAGAAGCTTCTGGAAGAGAAGCTCACCCTGGCAGCCAACAAAAGCATCGTGAACTACGGGTTCTTCGTCGGTGCCACGCTGCAGAACATGGAAGAACTGAAGAAGGCGACCCGCACGCCTGGCATCAAGATCTACATGGGTAGCAGCACCGGCGACATGGCCCTGACCGACCCCGGCCTGCTGGAAGCGATCTTCGCCGAAACCAAGCTGCCGATCGCCGTACATGCCGAAGACGAAACGATCATCGAAAAGATGAAGCAGGAACTGGCCGGCACGCGCAACGTGGTCGACCACTCCAAGATCCGCAGCGTCGAAGCGGAAGTCGCTTCCATCAAGCGAGCCTGTGCGTTGGCTCGTGAGTACAAACACCGGTTGCACATCTGCCACGTGAGTGCTGGTGCCTCGGTCGATATCTTCGAAGATCACGCCGACGTGATCACCGCCGAAGTCACTCCGCATCACTTGTTCCTCAATGTGGATGATTACCTGAACCTGGGCACGCTGGCCCAGATGAATCCGTCCCTCAAAACGCAGGAAGACAACGAAGCACTCTTCCAGGCACTTCTGGACGACAAGATCCAGATCGTCGCGACCGACCACGCCCCACACACGTGGGAAGAGAAGTGCGGCCGCTATCCCGAAACGCCCAGTGGTGTCCCCGGCGTCGACACGGCCCTGCCGCTGATGTTGGACATGGTCGCCAAGGACAAGTGCACCATGGAGGACGTCGTGCATTGGATGTGCGAAGGCCCGGCCCTGGTGTGGGACATCCTGGAAAAGGGTCGCATCGAAGTAGGCTACGACGCCGACCTGGTGCTGATCGACATGAACAAAACCCAGGTCATCCACGGCCCAAGCATGGAAACCAAATGTCGCTGGACCCCCTTCGAAGGCCGCGAAGTCACCGGCTGGCCTGTGCGAACCTGGGTCTGCGGCAAGGAAGTTTACCGCGACGGCAAGTTCGACGAATCGCGCATGGGCGTCGAAGCCATGTTCGACCACAGCCGCGGTGGCTACTGGGCAGGGATCGAGTAAACGACCTCGACAACCAATACCAGTCGCCACGAAGCGAACATACTAAGCCAGGGTTAGCCGCCCTGGCTTTTTTCGTTAGTGGTGATCTGTATCTTCGTACGGATGATTCGCTCGGTACTGCTCGCGTCCCTGACGATACATCTGATAGTGCCGTACCGCAACGACGAACATCAACAGGGTGACGAATACGCAAATCAGCGTGCCTGCGATCGTCAATGTGGAAGTGACGATACTCGCGACGCAGATCAGCCCCAATAACACAGCCACTACCATTTGAATCGCGTGGGCCAGGTAGTCTTTGTGCTGGCAATTGGGTTGATCCACGGGGGCGATCTCGGGATCGGATCGGAAAGGGTTTTCTTCCATGGGGGAGATTCGCATTGCCTGT
This genomic stretch from Blastopirellula marina harbors:
- a CDS encoding dihydroorotase yields the protein MKTLIKNATVILPDGPQKTSVLIDGAQIADIDPAESVKVDETVYAYGMTLIPGVIDAHVHMRDPGLTAKEDLRSGSRACAKGGITTFLEMPNTNPATISQKLLEEKLTLAANKSIVNYGFFVGATLQNMEELKKATRTPGIKIYMGSSTGDMALTDPGLLEAIFAETKLPIAVHAEDETIIEKMKQELAGTRNVVDHSKIRSVEAEVASIKRACALAREYKHRLHICHVSAGASVDIFEDHADVITAEVTPHHLFLNVDDYLNLGTLAQMNPSLKTQEDNEALFQALLDDKIQIVATDHAPHTWEEKCGRYPETPSGVPGVDTALPLMLDMVAKDKCTMEDVVHWMCEGPALVWDILEKGRIEVGYDADLVLIDMNKTQVIHGPSMETKCRWTPFEGREVTGWPVRTWVCGKEVYRDGKFDESRMGVEAMFDHSRGGYWAGIE